From one Papilio machaon chromosome 16, ilPapMach1.1, whole genome shotgun sequence genomic stretch:
- the LOC106715712 gene encoding inhibitor of nuclear factor kappa-B kinase subunit epsilon: protein MSFLRGSENYVWCTTSVLGKGATGAVFQGVNKNNGEPVAVKTFNQLSHMRPHDVQMREFEVLKKVKHENIVKLLAIEEEQEGRGKVIVMELCTGGSLFNILDDPENTYGLQENEFLLVLEHLTAGMKHLRDNNLVHRDLKPGNIMKFINEDGTTTYKLTDFGAARELQEEEQFISLYGTEEYLHPDMYERAVLRKPVGKSFGATVDLWSIGVTLYHVATGQLPFRPYGGRRNKETMFFITTKKASGVISGTQTTDNGPIDWSRELPSHCQLSVGLRKLVTPLLAGLLEVDPHRIWNFERFFSEVQTVTSTKPIHIFHVNKAASIKVFLKPEEKYEHLQTYVCEQTSVVPEAQILLYQERLLLAEVAAATPGKKYPDTTAEEPLLLFNKNNNNVSMAPEPDVPKFPVFPNIVSVENDASQAKTACSVGHVVRRRVEALCASAVLCARCVSRWGALLDSRLQRVDARASALAARAHCLAQAARALALAAPATCSPVAATGALLAAECDALHASAAALRTRHSPDALRAEWDAAAAHEPCPSELRLHLKAKTLVERLRDSWQHLVRDRATRSLTYNDEQFHVLERITVAETGRRVRALLQRAAPLASARADAIADWYKVAQTVFLQTQILDKDVSGAELRLAALSARLQDAEREAQAALGGAHLASSKNETTDKEKEKEKKNVKEECQKRQEKREGVSAGGAGVRALLHAQDDIAAGLASNRALLARLVHAAHALRP from the exons ATGTCATTTCTCCGTGGGTCAGAGAATTATGTGTGGTGTACGACTAGTGTTCTGGGTAAAGGGGCAACGGGCGCGGTATTTCAAGGAGTCAACAAAAATAATGGGGAGCCCGTGGCTGTAAAAACGTTCAACCAACTGAGCCACATGAGACCGCACGATGTGCAAATGCGTGAATTTGAAGTGTTGAAGAAGGTGAAGCACGAGAACATCGTAAAGCTGCTGGCTATCGAGGAGGAGCAGGAGGGGCGCGGTAAGGTCATCGTGATGGAACTCTGCACTGGCGGCAGTCTCTTTAACATCCTGGACGATCCCGAAAATACATATGGCCTGCaagaaaatgaatttttattggTGTTGGAACATTTAACCGCTGGTATGAAGCATTTGCGTGACAATAATCTTGTACATAGAGACCTAAAACCCGGCAATAtcatgaaatttattaatgaagACGGCACAACAACATATAAACTGACAGACTTCGGTGCTGCCAGGGAACTGCAAGAAGAAGAGCAATTTATTTCCTTGTATGGGACTGAAGAGTATTTGCACCCAGATATGTATGAGAGGGCAGTGTTAAGGAAACCAGTAGGAAAGAGTTTTGGAGCGACTGTAGATCTGTGGTCGATAGGAGTCACATTGTACCATGTGGCTACTGGACAACTACCATTCAGACCCTACGGGGGAAGAAGAAATAAAGAGACAATGTTCTTTATAACTACAAAGAAAGCTTCAGGTGTTATTTCT ggTACACAAACAACAGATAATGGTCCAATAGACTGGTCTCGTGAACTGCCCTCACACTGCCAGTTGAGCGTGGGCCTCAGGAAACTGGTGACTCCGCTCCTTGCCGGCTTGCTTGAAGTAGATCCTCACAGGATATGGAATTTTGAAAGGTTTTTCTCAGAAGTGCAAACTGTTACCAGTACAAAGCCAATTCATATATTCCATGTAAATAAGGCTGCCAGCATTAAG GTGTTCCTGAAGCCGGAGGAGAAATACGAGCATCTGCAGACGTACGTGTGCGAGCAGACGAGCGTCGTGCCCGAGGCCCAGATCCTGCTGTACCAGGAGCGGCTGCTGCTGGCCGAGGTCGCCGCCGCCACGCCCG GGAAGAAGTACCCGGACACGACGGCGGAGGAGCCGCTGCTGCTGTTCAACAAGAACAACAACAACGTGAGCATGGCGCCCGAACCCGACGTGCCCAAGTTCCCCGTCTTCCCCAACATCGTCTCCGTCGAGAACGACGCCAGCCAGGCCAAG ACGGCGTGCAGCGTGGGGCACGTGGTGCGACGCCGCGTGGAGGCGCTGTGTGCCAGTGCCGTGCTGTGCGCGCGCTGCGTGTCGCGCTGGGGCGCGCTGCTGGACTCGCGACTGCAGCGCGTGGACGCGCGCGCCTCGGCGCTGGCCGCGCGCGCGCACTGCCTCGCGCAGGCGGCGCGCGCGCTCGCCCTCGCCGCGCCCGCGACCTGCTCGCCCGTCGCCGCCACCGGCGCGCTGCTCGCCGCGGAGTGCGACGCGCTGCACGCCTCCGCCGCGGCGCTGCGCACGCGACACTCGCCCGACGCGCTGCGGGCCGAGTGGGACGCGGCCGCGGCGCACGAGCCCTGCCCCTCGGAACTCCGCCTGCACCTCAAGGCTAAAACTCTAGTCGAAAGACTGCGCGACTCCTGGCAGCACCTGGTGCGGGACCGCGCCACGCGCTCGCTCACCTACAACGACGAGCAGTTCCACGTGCTGGAGCGCATCACGGTGGCGGAGACGGGGCGCCGCGTGCGCGCCCTGCTGCAGCGCGCCGCCCCGCTCGCCAGCGCGCGCGCCGACGCCATCGCCGACTG GTACAAGGTGGCGCAGACGGTGTTCCTGCAGACGCAGATCCTGGACAAGGACGTGTCGGGCGCCGAGCTGCGGCTGGCGGCGCTGAGCGCGCGGCTGCAGGACGCGGAGCGCGAGGCGCAGGCCGCACTCGGGGGCGCGCACCTCGCG agTTCCAAAAACGAAACGACGGACAAGGAGAAAGAGAAAgagaagaaaaatgtaaaagaggAATGCCAGAAGCGGCAAGAGAAGCGCGAGGGCGTGTctgcgggcggcgcgggcgtgCGCGCGCTGCTGCACGCGCAGGACGACATCGCCGCCGGCCTCGCCTCCAACCGGGCGCTGCTCGCGCGCCTCGTGCACGCCGCGCACGCGCTGCGCCCCTAG
- the LOC123721772 gene encoding protein VAC14 homolog isoform X1: MTEKDYAPLSSACVRGLCDKLYEKRKFAGVEIEKMVKDFNDANNSSQIKKLIRVLGQDLMSSTNPNVKNGALMGLSSVAVGLGKGCVAHLSELLHPMAACVREGESRVRYLAAEALFNVLKIARGAALPHFPLVFDALARLAADPEPQVRQGAELLDRLVKDIVTESGELEVSALVPLLRERLYARGACARQFAAGWVAALDALPALPLLPHLRDLLDPLLHMLDEPHPEIRRMCEVQLNEFLRSIKKDPSQVDFQAMINILITHAQSPEELVQLTAISWIKEFVELAGRGMLPYASGVLCAALPCLAYADDARRNIRETAATVNFLLTKLVADPGESEGEGEGEERLQLEALVRVLTQLLRHSSVHTKVAALDWILHLYNTLPAQMPSHTEAVFGAVVASLTDPADDVVRRALAVLAEICSCPARPARTGDLESSPYYYKFLRALLRLLAADDGLLEDRGAFIISVQAAVRAAERGGHIQGAGQHPGGGDQSAVRRHHGGRAEHHAAHRRRAAPPAPAAAPHGPAGLGGAAAMSVPVLVPQPRGAAGAVSAHPPLRALQRAHRHIRGPGHHGGLPHGGGQAGAAHRVSDIRLSAPGAAGRAAELCAARRTLRSPDAAAPERRLPRAATPPALRAAAALPRAHGERHQHQQRDRLGAAAGGVPARAGGASPVPPAGARSPRPRPRPRPHTALAHDERHK; encoded by the exons ATGACTGAAAAGGATTATGCACCTCTAAGCTCGGCATGTGTCCGTGGTTTATGTGATAAACTATACGAAAAACGAAAATTTGCAGGCGTCGAAATAGAAAA AAtggtaaaagattttaatgatGCCAACAACTCGAGTCAGATAAAGAAGCTAATCAGAGTGTTGGGTCAAGACCTGATGTCATCCACTAACCCTAATGTGAAGAATGGAGCTTTGATGGGCTTGTCCTCAGTTGCCGTAGGGTTAGGGAAG GGATGTGTGGCACACTTGAGCGAGCTGCTGCACCCGATGGCGGCGTGTGTGCGCGAGGGCGAGTCGCGGGTGCGCTACTTGGCGGCGGAGGCGCTCTTCAACGTGCTGAAGATAGCGCGCGGCGCCGCTCTGCCGCACTTCCCGCTCGTGTTCGACGCCCTGGCGCGCCTCGCCGCCGACCCCGAGCCCCAGGTGCGCCAGGGCGCCGAGCTGCTCGATAGACTTGTTAAG GACATAGTGACGGAGAGCGGGGAGTTGGAGGTGAGCGCGCTGGTGCCGCTGCTGCGCGAGCGGCTGTACGCGCGCGGGGCGTGCGCCCGCCAGTTCGCGGCCGGCTGGGTGGCGGCGCTGGACGCGCTCCCCGCACTGCCGCTGTTGCCGCACCTGCGCGACCTCCTCGACCCGCTGCTGCACATGCTGGACGAGCCGCACCCCGAGATCCGCCGCAT GTGCGAGGTGCAGCTGAACGAGTTTCTGAGAAGTATCAAGAAGGACCCCTCGCAGGTGGACTTCCAGGCTATGATCAATATATTGATCACGCATGCGCAGTCTCCCGAAGAGCTGGTGCAG CTGACCGCCATCAGCTGGATCAAGGAGTTCGTGGAGCTGGCGGGGCGCGGCATGCTGCCCTACGCCTCGGGCGTGCTCTGCGCCGCGCTGCCCTGTCTCGCCTACGCCGACGACGCCAGGAGGA ACATACGGGAAACCGCGGCGACGGTTAACTTCTTGCTGACGAAGCTGGTGGCGGATCCGGGGGAGAGCGAGGGGGAGGGGGAGGGGGAGGAGCGGCTGCAGCTGGAGGCGCTGGTGCGCGTGCTGACGCAGCTGCTGCGCCACAGCTCCGTGCACACCAAGGTGGCCGCCCTCGACTGGATCCTGCATCTCTACAACACCTTGCCCGCTCAG ATGCCGAGCCATACGGAGGCGGTGTTCGGCGCCGTCGTGGCCAGCCTCACCGACCCCGCTGACGACGTCGTGCGCCGCGCCCTGGCCGTGCTCGCCGAGATCTGCTCCTGCCCCGCACGCCCCGCCCGCACCG GCGACTTGGAGTCCAGCCCCTACTACTACAAGTTCCTGCGCGCGCTGCTGCGACTGCTGGCCGCCGACGACGGTCTGCTGGAGGACCGCGGAGCCTTCATCATCAG TGTACAGGCAGCTGTGCGTGCTGCTGAACGCGGAGGACATATACAAGGCGCTGGCCAGCATCCTGGTGGAGGAGACCAATCTGCGGTTCGCCGCCACCATGGTGGACGTGCTGAGCACCATGCTGCTCACCGCCGCCGAGCTGCACCACCTGCGCCTGCAGCTGCGCCGCATGGACCAGCCG GGCTCGGCGGAGCTGCTGCGATGTCTGTACCGGTGCTGGTGCCACAGCCCCGTGGCGCTGCTGGCGCTGTGTCTGCTCACCCACCACTACGCGCACTGCAACGCGCTCATCGCCACATT CGGGGACCTGGACATCACGGTGGACTTCCTCACGGAGGTGGACAAGCTGGTGCAGCTCATCGAGTCTCCGATATTCGCCT aTCTGCGCCTGGAGCTGCTGGGCGGGCCGCAGAGCTCTGCGCTGCGCGGCGCACTCTTCGGTCTCCTGATGCTGCTGCCCCAGAGCGACGCCTTCCACGCGCTGCGACACCGCCTGCACTGCGCGCCGCTGCAGCCCTGCCTCGTGCG CACGGAGAGCGCCACCAGCACCAGCAACGAGATCGACTTGGAGCCGCTGCTGGCGGAGTTCCAGCGCGTGCAGGAGGCGCATCGCCGGTACCGCCTGCTGGAGCGCGCtcgccccgcccccgcccccgcccccgcccccacACTGCGCTAGCGCACGACG AGCGACACAAGTGA
- the LOC123721772 gene encoding protein VAC14 homolog isoform X2, with translation MTEKDYAPLSSACVRGLCDKLYEKRKFAGVEIEKMVKDFNDANNSSQIKKLIRVLGQDLMSSTNPNVKNGALMGLSSVAVGLGKGCVAHLSELLHPMAACVREGESRVRYLAAEALFNVLKIARGAALPHFPLVFDALARLAADPEPQVRQGAELLDRLVKDIVTESGELEVSALVPLLRERLYARGACARQFAAGWVAALDALPALPLLPHLRDLLDPLLHMLDEPHPEIRRMCEVQLNEFLRSIKKDPSQVDFQAMINILITHAQSPEELVQLTAISWIKEFVELAGRGMLPYASGVLCAALPCLAYADDARRNIRETAATVNFLLTKLVADPGESEGEGEGEERLQLEALVRVLTQLLRHSSVHTKVAALDWILHLYNTLPAQMPSHTEAVFGAVVASLTDPADDVVRRALAVLAEICSCPARPARTGDLESSPYYYKFLRALLRLLAADDGLLEDRGAFIIRQLCVLLNAEDIYKALASILVEETNLRFAATMVDVLSTMLLTAAELHHLRLQLRRMDQPGSAELLRCLYRCWCHSPVALLALCLLTHHYAHCNALIATFGDLDITVDFLTEVDKLVQLIESPIFAYLRLELLGGPQSSALRGALFGLLMLLPQSDAFHALRHRLHCAPLQPCLVRTESATSTSNEIDLEPLLAEFQRVQEAHRRYRLLERARPAPAPAPAPTLR, from the exons ATGACTGAAAAGGATTATGCACCTCTAAGCTCGGCATGTGTCCGTGGTTTATGTGATAAACTATACGAAAAACGAAAATTTGCAGGCGTCGAAATAGAAAA AAtggtaaaagattttaatgatGCCAACAACTCGAGTCAGATAAAGAAGCTAATCAGAGTGTTGGGTCAAGACCTGATGTCATCCACTAACCCTAATGTGAAGAATGGAGCTTTGATGGGCTTGTCCTCAGTTGCCGTAGGGTTAGGGAAG GGATGTGTGGCACACTTGAGCGAGCTGCTGCACCCGATGGCGGCGTGTGTGCGCGAGGGCGAGTCGCGGGTGCGCTACTTGGCGGCGGAGGCGCTCTTCAACGTGCTGAAGATAGCGCGCGGCGCCGCTCTGCCGCACTTCCCGCTCGTGTTCGACGCCCTGGCGCGCCTCGCCGCCGACCCCGAGCCCCAGGTGCGCCAGGGCGCCGAGCTGCTCGATAGACTTGTTAAG GACATAGTGACGGAGAGCGGGGAGTTGGAGGTGAGCGCGCTGGTGCCGCTGCTGCGCGAGCGGCTGTACGCGCGCGGGGCGTGCGCCCGCCAGTTCGCGGCCGGCTGGGTGGCGGCGCTGGACGCGCTCCCCGCACTGCCGCTGTTGCCGCACCTGCGCGACCTCCTCGACCCGCTGCTGCACATGCTGGACGAGCCGCACCCCGAGATCCGCCGCAT GTGCGAGGTGCAGCTGAACGAGTTTCTGAGAAGTATCAAGAAGGACCCCTCGCAGGTGGACTTCCAGGCTATGATCAATATATTGATCACGCATGCGCAGTCTCCCGAAGAGCTGGTGCAG CTGACCGCCATCAGCTGGATCAAGGAGTTCGTGGAGCTGGCGGGGCGCGGCATGCTGCCCTACGCCTCGGGCGTGCTCTGCGCCGCGCTGCCCTGTCTCGCCTACGCCGACGACGCCAGGAGGA ACATACGGGAAACCGCGGCGACGGTTAACTTCTTGCTGACGAAGCTGGTGGCGGATCCGGGGGAGAGCGAGGGGGAGGGGGAGGGGGAGGAGCGGCTGCAGCTGGAGGCGCTGGTGCGCGTGCTGACGCAGCTGCTGCGCCACAGCTCCGTGCACACCAAGGTGGCCGCCCTCGACTGGATCCTGCATCTCTACAACACCTTGCCCGCTCAG ATGCCGAGCCATACGGAGGCGGTGTTCGGCGCCGTCGTGGCCAGCCTCACCGACCCCGCTGACGACGTCGTGCGCCGCGCCCTGGCCGTGCTCGCCGAGATCTGCTCCTGCCCCGCACGCCCCGCCCGCACCG GCGACTTGGAGTCCAGCCCCTACTACTACAAGTTCCTGCGCGCGCTGCTGCGACTGCTGGCCGCCGACGACGGTCTGCTGGAGGACCGCGGAGCCTTCATCATCAG GCAGCTGTGCGTGCTGCTGAACGCGGAGGACATATACAAGGCGCTGGCCAGCATCCTGGTGGAGGAGACCAATCTGCGGTTCGCCGCCACCATGGTGGACGTGCTGAGCACCATGCTGCTCACCGCCGCCGAGCTGCACCACCTGCGCCTGCAGCTGCGCCGCATGGACCAGCCG GGCTCGGCGGAGCTGCTGCGATGTCTGTACCGGTGCTGGTGCCACAGCCCCGTGGCGCTGCTGGCGCTGTGTCTGCTCACCCACCACTACGCGCACTGCAACGCGCTCATCGCCACATT CGGGGACCTGGACATCACGGTGGACTTCCTCACGGAGGTGGACAAGCTGGTGCAGCTCATCGAGTCTCCGATATTCGCCT aTCTGCGCCTGGAGCTGCTGGGCGGGCCGCAGAGCTCTGCGCTGCGCGGCGCACTCTTCGGTCTCCTGATGCTGCTGCCCCAGAGCGACGCCTTCCACGCGCTGCGACACCGCCTGCACTGCGCGCCGCTGCAGCCCTGCCTCGTGCG CACGGAGAGCGCCACCAGCACCAGCAACGAGATCGACTTGGAGCCGCTGCTGGCGGAGTTCCAGCGCGTGCAGGAGGCGCATCGCCGGTACCGCCTGCTGGAGCGCGCtcgccccgcccccgcccccgcccccgcccccacACTGCGCTAG
- the LOC106715713 gene encoding E3 ubiquitin-protein ligase AMFR, translating to MPVTLVDRLPLPNLKVYTAGSVLLLSVAVYYAVSVTNDPNWRTNTTAQPLDGAAEGPTVETALPPPPLRAPLHLANDTRNVTEQMVEVMSFMMQEPLCMWTLVNAAYCALGVAGCALRRLVFGRLRVAEAQRVKDKFWNYVFYKFIFVFGVVNVQYMDEVLLWCSWFTLLGCLHLLAQLCKDRFEYLSSSPQPARWAHARLLALLAAVLCAAGALLVAAARWGLPAGRDTFAFMAAECVLVSVAALHVVARFVLRARDADAAGPAAYYTHLVFDSVSLVTELAHVAHMVVHSNALVSMASLVLLMQLRHLLHALLARLRRHRLYTALAHHMSRNYPMASREEVEENEDNCAICWEPMKEARKLPCSHLFHNSCLCRWVQQDASCPTCRRALSAAAEATRASPPPPPPPLPPLAPLGAPLAADGNRANHLFHFDGSRYVSWLPSFSVEVRRVRADTPPDPPAASQLEAMARQVQQVFPQFSLGALSEDLAQTRSPDRTIDNILAGRLLPRLPQESSATVSTPEPPAPDSAPDPADHAPGSAPDSVDRFEGHDRV from the exons ATGCCTGTGACTTTGGTAGACAGGTTGCCCTTGCCAAATCTCAAGGTTTACACAGCGGGCAGTGTGTTGCTACTTTCGGTTGCAGTGTATTACGCTGTAAGTGTAACAAACGATCCGAACTGGCGTACCAATACGACGGCGCAGCCACTGGATGGCGCGGCGGAGGGACCCACGGTCGAGACTGCCCTGCCCCCACCGCCGCTGCGGGCGCCGCTACACCTCGCCAACGACACCAGGAATGTGACCGAACAGATGGTTGAAGTAATGTCTTTTATGATGCAGGAGCCACTTTGTATGTGG ACGCTGGTGAACGCGGCGTACTGCGCGCTGGGCGTGGCGGGTTGTGCGCTGCGCCGGCTTGTTTTCGGCCGGCTGCGCGTCGCGGAGGCGCAGCGTGTCAAGGACAAATTCTGGAACTACGTTTTCTACAAGTTCATCTTCGTGTTTGGGGTGGTGAACGTGCAGTACATGGACGAGGTGCTGCTCTGGTGCTCCTGGTTCACGCTACTCGGTTGCCTGCACTTGCTCGCTCAGCTCTGCAAGGACCGTTTCGAATAT CTGTCGTCGTCACCGCAGCCGGCGCGGTGGGCGCACGCGCGACTGCTGGCGCTGCTGGCGGCTGTGCTGTGTGCCGCGGGCGCGCTGCTGGTGGCGGCCGCGCGCTGGGGCCTGCCCGCCGGGCGGGACACGTTCGCGTTTATGGCCGCCGAG TGCGTGCTGGTGAGCGTGGCGGCGCTGCACGTGGTGGCGCGCTTCGTGCTGCGCGCGCGCGACGCCGACGCCGCCGGCCCCGCCGCATACTATACGCATCTCGTATTCGAC TCGGTGTCGCTGGTGACGGAGCTGGCGCACGTGGCGCACATGGTGGTGCACAGCAACGCGCTGGTGTCGATGGCCTCGCTGGTGCTGCTGATGCAGCTGCGGCACCTGCTGCACGCGCTGCTGGCTCGCCTGCGCCGGCATCGCCTCTACACCGCGCTCGCGCACCACATGAGCCGCAA CTACCCGATGGCGAGCCGCGAGGAGGTGGAGGAGAACGAGGACAACTGCGCCATCTGCTGGGAGCCCATGAAGGAGGCGCGCAAGCTGCCCTGTTCTCATCTCTTCCATAA CTCGTGCCTGTGCCGCTGGGTGCAGCAGGACGCGTCGTGCCCGACATGCCGTCGCGCGCTGTCGGCGGCCGCGGAGGCGACGCGCgcctcgccgccgccgccgccgccgccgctgccgCCGCTCGCCCCGCTGGGCGCGCCGCTCGCCGCGGACGGCAACAGAGCGAACCACTTGTTCCACTTTGACG GATCGCGCTACGTGTCTTGGTTGCCGAGCTTCTCGGTGGAGGTGCGGCGAGTGCGCGCCGACACGCCGCCGGACCCGCCCGCAGCCTCACAGCTCGAGGCCATGGCCCGCCAG GTGCAGCAGGTGTTCCCGCAGTTCTCGCTGGGCGCGCTGAGCGAGGACTTGGCGCAAACGCGCTCGCCAGACCGCACCATAGACAACATCCTGGCCGGCCGCCTCCTGCCCCGTCTGCCGCAGGAGTCGTCGGCGACGGTGTCCACACCGGAGCCCCCCGCGCCCGACTCCGCCCCCGACCCCGCCGACCACGCCCCCGGTTCCGCCCCCGACTCCGTCGATCGCTTCGAAGGCCACGACCGAGTGTAA
- the LOC106715714 gene encoding dolichyl-diphosphooligosaccharide--protein glycosyltransferase subunit DAD1: MSSLTSVIPKLYQEYTTKTSKKLKIIDAYLLYIFLTAVIQFVYCCLVGTFPFNSFLSGFISTVSSFVLGVCLRLQVNPENKNEFQGLSAERGFADFIFAHLVLHIVVINFIG; encoded by the exons atgtctTCTCTTACATCTGTAATACCTAAACTCTATCAGGAGTATACAACTAAGACATCCAAGAAATTAAAGATTATTGATGCCTACttactttacatatttttaacagcTGTAATACAATTCGTGTATTGCTGCCTCGTCGGAACTTTTCCTTTCAATTCTTTCTTAAGTGGATTTATTTCTACAGTTAGCTCATTCGTTCTTGGCG TTTGCCTACGGCTGCAAGTGAATCCGGAGAACAAGAATGAATTTCAGGGTTTGAGTGCGGAACGCGGATTTGCCGATTTTATCTTCGCGCATCTTGTACTGCACATAGTggttataaactttattggttaa
- the LOC106715786 gene encoding proteasome subunit beta type-1 — protein sequence MLSVNSNFPEYAVPGAKQVRFEPYADNGGSVVAIAGEDYAVIGADTRLSTGFSIYTREQKKLFKLSERTVLGATGCWCDTLTLTRLLQARMQMYEHEHNKAMTTPAVAQMLSTMLYYKRFFPYYVSNILAGLDADGKGCIYSYDPIGHCERSTYRAGGSAGAQLQPLLDNQIGLKNMQNVTEAPVPKEKALALLKDVFISAAERDIYTGDCIYIIIITANGIQEEKFELRKD from the coding sequence atgttgagtGTTAACAGTAACTTCCCTGAATATGCAGTCCCTGGAGCTAAACAGGTGAGGTTCGAGCCGTACGCAGATAACGGTGGCAGCGTCGTAGCCATCGCCGGTGAGGATTACGCTGTTATTGGTGCGGATACACGCCTGAGCACCGGCTTCTCCATTTATACCAGGGAACAGAAGAAGCTGTTTAAACTCTCCGAGCGCACAGTGCTCGGCGCTACGGGATGCTGGTGCGACACGCTCACACTGACGCGGCTGTTGCAAGCGCGGATGCAGATGTACGAACATGAACACAACAAAGCCATGACGACACCTGCAGTGGCGCAAATGCTCTCCACAATGTTGTACTACAAGCGATTTTTCCCATATTATGTATCAAATATTCTGGCCGGTTTAGATGCAGATGGCAAAGGTTGTATCTACAGCTATGATCCAATCGGCCATTGCGAACGCTCAACATACCGCGCTGGGGGCTCCGCCGGCGCTCAGCTGCAGCCGCTTCTCGACAATCAAATAGGGCTAAAGAATATGCAAAATGTGACAGAAGCTCCCGTCCCCAAAGAGAAGGCCCTTGCACTTCTGAAAGATGTATTCATCAGTGCAGCGGAACGAGATATTTACACTGGCGattgtatttacattataatcaTAACAGCAAATGGAATTCAGGAGGAGAAATTTGAATTACGaaaagattaa